In Candidatus Palauibacter australiensis, the genomic window CCGGATGACGCTGCGGAGCCGGCCGGCGGCTCTCTCCTGCTCCGTGCGCACCGCGTTCGTGTGGCCGCCGACGAAACCTCCGGGGATCCCGTAGTCGTTCGCGAAGTAGCGAAACGAACCGCCCGCGTAGCCCCAGTCGTCCACCCATGACGTGCCGGCCGCCACGCTCCGCACATCGGTCTGGGTTCCCACCAGCCTCCCGATCGGCGTTCGCAGGTCCCCTCCCTCGCGCTTCGAAACCTCGACGCGAAGCGGGATGTTCTCGGTGACGCCGACGGTGAGCTGGCTGCTCCCCCCGATGCCGCGGGTCGCTCCCTGCCCCTGAAGCGAGGTGAACCCGGTCGCGCGGCGAGGCACCGCCTGCGGGACCTCCTCCCGAATGACGTTGATCACGCCCCCGAGCGCGTTGCTGCCGTACAGAATCGCGCTCGGTCCGCGAATCACGTCGATCCGCCGGGCCGAGGAAGGGGCGAGCGCCGAGGCGTGGTCCGGGCCGCTGCTGAGGACGTCCCCCACCCGCTGGCCGTCTTCGAGCACGAGGATGCGGTCTCCGCTCAGGCCACGGATGACGGGCTGGGACGTGCCCGGCCCCATGCTGGTCACCGTGACCCCCGGGACCGATTCCACCGTCTGCGCGAGGGTTCCCGCGAGCTGCCGCTGCAGCGTCTCGTCCGAGAAGACGGCGGAAGGCCGGATCGCCTCGCTCACGGCCGTGGGACTCAGGACCGCCGTGACGACGATGTCCGGCAGGGAGATGGGGGCGACCTCGGAGGCCACCTCGACGGTGTCCGCGGCCTGCCGCTCGGCCTCCTGCGCGACGGGCGTCCAGCCCGCGGCGCCCGCCGGCATGCCCGCGAGGGTGATCCCAAGGAGGAGAAAGAGGATGTAGGAGCGTCTGGACATCGTCATGTGGGCCTGGTGCGAGGGTGGAGGTGAGGCCTGCCTGCGCCTGGCCGTAATGATAACGGATTATCGTTAAGCGGCAAAGGGGCGGGCCGACGACCTCCGATCGGCCGCAGTGGGGGCCGCGGGGAGCGGCCGGGTCAGAGGCCCGTCAGGTCACATGGCCGGGTCAGGAGTGCGTCACGCGCACGCCGCGCAGCGGCCGAAGAGAACCAGCTCGTGGCTGTCGACCTGGAAACCGTCCGGCGCCAGCGTCTCGACTTCGTCGGGGCACCGGTGGACGTCGAACGCCTGATCGCAGGAGTTGCAGAGGAAATGGTGGTGATGCGGACGGTCGGCCAACTCGTACCGAAGCCCGCCACCCGGAAGCTTCACTCGCGACAGCCACCCTTCGCCGATGAGGGTCTTCACGTTCCGGTAGACGGTCGCCACCCCGAGCGATGGCACGATCCGCTGGCCGTACTCGAGGATCTCGTCGAGCGTGAGCGGGCGCCCCGCGTTCATGAACACGCGGCGGATCGCCCGGCGTTGTCGGGTGTCTCGTTTCATCGAAGGTCGCCCCCCTCAGTTGGACGATAATGATAACGGTTTATCGCCCCCTGTCACGCGAAGCCCGACTCACATCCGCGCCCCGATCCCGCGCGGGCGTCGGCGGGGTTCAGGAGTCGGTTGGCCGTCGATCGCGTCGGCGAGCGTGCGCCAGGCCTCGGGAAGCGCCTCCGGCGGCAGTTGCTCGGAAGGCCGGTTCCATTGGCGCAGGACGGCGCGACGATACTCCAGGCCGCAGCGCGCCAGCACCCACTCCTCGTAGTCTGCGATGCGCCGAATGGCGGCGACGGTCAAGTCAACCGGTACGCGGGGCGACGGAGGCCTCTGTCCAGCCGGGACCATGCCGGCCTGCCAAATCGGCTCCTGGATCGTCTCCGACGGCAGCCAGACGGGTCGAAACCGGTAGCGGTTGAGGTAAACGCCGCCCTGCCGCGTGGTTCGGTACAGGACGCCGAAACCCCACAACATGAGGCGGTCGCCGGCGGGTAGCTCGAGCGTGTAGCAGCTCGATCCTGCTTCTCCCTCGGGCGGCCGTCGCTTGAGGAAGCCCGCGTCGAGCAGGAGGTTGCCTTCCGGACGCACGATGTCCCGGCCCCAGTGCCAGCACTGCTGGTGCAGCAGTGCCTGCCCCTTGCGCAGGGGAGCGCCGGAGATCGGGCTCACCGCCAGGCTCCGCCCCGGGCGCATGCCTCCCCCGTTGGGTGCTCGACGCCAGTCGAGTAGGCCGGCGAGGGCATTTCATATCTCCTTGCGGGGGAGGGAAGTGGAGGGCCGCGGGGGCCGGCGTAATGATAACGTGTTATCAATAACGGTCAAGGGAGGCTCGCGCCTCGCGTTCCCGACTCACATCCGCGCCCCGAGCCCGAGGTGGCGTCGGCGACTGCGCCCTGCGCGGTCCGGTTCCTCCAGCGGGCTTCGTTGGCGCGGATCGCGTCCTGGACGAACGCGGCGAGCCCCTTCCCTCGCTTCTCGAAGTAGGCTTCGAAGCGGGGATCGGCGGTGTACATCTCGGCGAGGTTCCGGTGCATGCCGTGGCTGCACGGGTAGAACCAGCGGTCGATGTGGCGCCGGTGCTGCTCGGCCAGGTCCATCGCCGCGCGGCCGGCGGCCTGGGCGCCCTCCGCCATCAGCGCGGCCAGCCGGGCCAC contains:
- a CDS encoding transcriptional repressor, with translation MKRDTRQRRAIRRVFMNAGRPLTLDEILEYGQRIVPSLGVATVYRNVKTLIGEGWLSRVKLPGGGLRYELADRPHHHHFLCNSCDQAFDVHRCPDEVETLAPDGFQVDSHELVLFGRCAACA